ATATACATgatatatttgtaaatatataccatataataaaattgtttatttatttgtcaaaaaaaaaaaaaaaaaaaaaacaaaaaaattatcgtttcctttttttttcctttttttgTTCCTCACACcttttacatatatatagttataaattttccattttatatgtgtatatttacatatataaacatgtgaaaaaaaaaaaaaaaaaaagaaactgccaccacatatatatttttatcacatgataatatgaataatgaattatatgtcataaataatttgtataattcttatatcttattttgttatattttttattcattaagtattatatatatatatatataaatataaatataaatatatatatatatgtatgtatgtatttgTTTATTTGGTGAAATAAGATgaaatgtatttatattttgcttaaatctaaatatatatttgaaattaaaaattttcatacttaaaattttttttttgtttttttttttttttcttactaatatatattatacatatataattttatttgtaaaaGTGATGAAAGATATAAAGTCTAAAAATCCAGAACTTcataatacaaataaaagtaagtaaaatgatatataaaaaatatatacatatatatatatatatatattaatattaatatttgttttatgATGGCTGAATAggtatataaatataatataatttctttatttatatatttcttaataGACAATAAGAAACAAAAGGATAAGAAGCGAATCGAGGAAAATAAAGTATgttacatttttttttttttttttaaaagaaagGACAAAgatacaaaaaaaaaaatataaaagaaaaattatacatatctttataatatatatgaatatattttattttttatgttgtccattattatatatatatatgtgcatatattttctttatatatttataatatatataaataaatatgcattttttattattttatttttatttttttaaatatgcTATTATGATGAATTCAGGATTCTAATAATGAACTctcaaaatataaacaaagTTTCTACATAATTAAAAAGAccataaatataattaaaaatgtaagacaaaaaaaaagaaaaatgcagcacatatatatatatatatatatgatattttttattctatCCTTTTTGGTAGCACtattataacaaaataaataatattgatacATTACGAataagagaaaaaaaaaagttatgTTACTTGAAGAGGAAAAATGTAATTTTAGAAGATAAGgtaataaatacaaataaacatataaacacacacacatatacatatatatatatatatatatatatatataatgatgtacctctatttatattttatagtGCACCTTTTATTGTGAACATGTAgaggaaataaaaaaactCTACAAAggtatataaaatttaaaatgttataattGTATATGTTATAGTCAcaacaaatattatatacattataaGGAAATATGtctaaatataaataaaatgtatatgtatatgtatatgtatatgcacatttctttttcttttttttaaaacagaacaaataaatatgaaaaatgaaaagatTAAATCTCTTCAGGATGAATTGGACAAAGTgatacaatatatatatacccacgtgtatacatatatatatatatatatatatatatatatatatttatttatttatttgtttatttttagaaTAGAAAATCTGAGGTTAACATTCCTACAAACACAGAgagtaatatatatatatattatgatttGATTATGtagtatttttttaatttatatgttaatatatataatataaaatatacatatacatgtgttataatattttttttttttttttttttttttttatattttaagaTATCCTCAAATTGAGAGAAGATCAAATAGAAAGACTTTCTCTACAGATCGATTCACTTAATGAATTATATCACAAGgttaaaatataaatgaataaatgaataaataaataaataaatatatatatatatatatatttatatttatatttatatgtatacacATTTTCATTTCAGCAAGTAGACAATAACAAGAAATTAATATCAGAATTGGAAGAGCTAAATAAAAgtgtaatatatatttttgaaaatatttaaaaaataaaatattttaaaagattgtctcaaaacataaaatatatatatatatatatatatatatatatatatatatatatatatatatttatttatttatttatttatttttaggTTCTTTActtaaataataaaattcaAGAAGAAAGGAATAGCAGGGAAcagatgaaaaaaaaacttagggtaattataaatatggcaacataaaaaaaaaaaaaaaataataagagaaataataaataagagatataaaagaaagaaGAATGGATATACACAAAAAGggatatataaataaatatatatatattcacatatatatatattatatctatgacattttatttttttttctctctctcttttttttttttttttttatagttttataaaagatataatcggaataaaaaaaacttCAAACCTAACTTTGACgttttaaatattaataaggatgatataaaagaaatgaaaGATGAGGAAAAAGAGAAGGAAGATATATGTATTTCAATTTTGTGTCTTCTTAAAACTGAACTTGAACTTATTGATGAtgagaataaaaaaaaaaaaagagaaaaagATGATGaggaaaaagaaaaattaaaagtaaagagtaacaatttttttaaaaaaatatttagttcaaattataaacataaaaaatcAGGTCTTCtagaaaatatatcaaagaaacaatttttttcattttatgAAAAAGCATTTACtgaaaatgataaaataaaatttgagaaaaaacaatttttcttctttccagctaatataaaaaaaaataaaatgacgaaaaaatatgaacacATACATAAAGAACTAAAACATAATATTCAAATGAAAGAAATAGAAAAGAAAgacaataataattatcaaaataaaaataataaatggAA
This region of Plasmodium gaboni strain SY75 chromosome 12, whole genome shotgun sequence genomic DNA includes:
- a CDS encoding hypothetical protein (conserved Plasmodium protein, unknown function) — its product is MKDIKSKNPELHNTNKNNKKQKDKKRIEENKDSNNELSKYKQSFYIIKKTINIIKNHYYNKINNIDTLRIREKKKLCYLKRKNVILEDKCTFYCEHVEEIKKLYKEQINMKNEKIKSLQDELDKNRKSEVNIPTNTENILKLREDQIERLSLQIDSLNELYHKQVDNNKKLISELEELNKSVLYLNNKIQEERNSREQMKKKLRFYKRYNRNKKNFKPNFDVLNINKDDIKEMKDEEKEKEDICISILCLLKTELELIDDENKKKKREKDDEEKEKLKVKSNNFFKKIFSSNYKHKKSGLLENISKKQFFSFYEKAFTENDKIKFEKKQFFFFPANIKKNKMTKKYEHIHKELKHNIQMKEIEKKDNNNYQNKNNKWNYLTMNNIYFYNNFNDNFDEEPDNKFFDHNNKCHDDNNNNYEQRNSIDDYVFFKKYNNINSDHIVFTNMIENKTKLKQDESNHIKDDEKNK